One Xiphophorus maculatus strain JP 163 A chromosome 23, X_maculatus-5.0-male, whole genome shotgun sequence genomic window, gtccaagtactgtgaataacaggtatttattttcagcagatttgtagaaataaaatccatttacatattcacaatgtcacaatacaatataatgtgctataaaacaacaaaaccatagaacacatttcctacatcagaagaacttttattccattcgtcaaacaaaatcagtgggatccatcttgtggaagctgaactgtaaagaacaagacagacaatgtgggaggtcatgagatggtcaggaagttatctacattttcaaatcgaCAGGAAGGTTGACAAATTAAGCTGAAGTGACAATgttcacatgcataaaatctttgtcataaagcagcattaagttgataatttgttttaaaaaaatcaattggactgaagtgataatagaagctgcataaagaatgagcaggactggcttcacttcaggtttttggattgtttatggcaaaagcagtcagtcagtcagtcttcagTAATCCAAAAGATTGCGTACTACAAATGTCCCCAAGGGGACAatgaagtacaacaatctttttagtcattttgttggtgctgacagattactgcaaaggtgtgcctaataaactgaaaactgcatagtataaaaatacaccacacttaaacgactacacacttatacatttctgtgatttattaagagatgcagcgacatccactttttaccacggacacagaaaagatgcaggcTACTCTAAAGGGCTATTGTGTAGGAATCACATGCCATgtataaataatcattaaaatcatattaaaaaggttaaagtaaagtcagagcatgcaagataggaggaaaagacaacaaaataataaacatttacatttggtaaaatacttacctagttggaagtcctccattcaaattcagcaagtCGTTGGAAGAAGGTGGTGATCTGGGAGTTGACACTGACTACTTTCCTCTTGACAAGACTTCCCGTCTTGTACCGACTTTGGCTGTGCATTTGGTACCAACATCTGGATTGATCCtcacaaagaatcttttaacagaaataaaatatattaattgtaatttttaatgaagacgtacaatacagcaatcagctatggttcttcaccatcagtcaaactgtcattaaatttaattcataaatggcttggtgtagagtacttgccgttgtatcatctccagcgtggtggatgctgactcctgatactccagattgaagacataatatgacccaaaaaagacagcaaggacgctggcaaagtcatgtagttgctcaggctcgaaaaataccttctcctccatactgaccatccaccgggttgcagacatcaagctatttcctaaaatagacaaacccttgtcaggctaacgctagtgagtaaaagtacagactaccataacaattacatacattgctacaaaaaaattatagtgatagaaaatattcctcatgattacccttggtgtagtgggtaaggtcatttccatttcaacagacatcttggtggaagatacctttaaaacataaaaggaatactctcttaaatatgaattactggtagtaatttatatttaaagggccagttcacccagattacaacaggtttttgagAACCTCATCCCGGAGACTAGACTAGACTTTACCCCTACATCCTGCTACCACTCTGAAACAGCGGATGTGAATGACAGTTTGTggggctaaatgcattttttaaagcattacattccACAAGTACAGTTCCAcaagtgttcagtctgacttctgCAATGGCGGTGACTCCTGTGCATGTGGgacctgaatgcagaaaatgttctgaaggaagcaggacaTTGCTCTATTCCACATGCAAACCAATAACtagctgtgtgttgatgtttcttcacatgactacaaaattctgtaaattctgaagtacaaatgctgcagaatttacacctgtacatagttgcacctgttagtactgacttaactttaaatttgcaggagcatggtttaaacatgtgaacagtccttatatgtaaccagggttggaaattaacttttttggtccacctgccactgtggctgaacaaactcaaaaaataacagaaactactttaatgtttttcaacctttgtcctcatttacagactcttatacactatgttggagatgtaatggtactttagcaggctaaccagctgtagcaagctcaaagttatagattaggttagctgctcctctacatttccagactattttgtggattcaaatatgtttgaagagctgtctttttacctgttgtcttgtcttttgaagagatgaagctatgttagcaggacagaactgcacagaaacttggagggaaaaagcttgggagttaaaaaaaaggtcatctgaagaaaaggaaaaaaaagaacaatgttagaaattcatccttgctgacctactgtagctaatctgcacttttaacatttgcaagatcatggtttaaacaaatgaacagtcattaGATGTAACAAAAAAAGGGGGCGGGGGGAGGATCAATTATTAGTTAAGGTTATATTGTTCGACAAAGGATGTAAcaacaatgctaacagacactcagcactgagctcatctcaacctaaagccgcccgaggaagattaagcggcaaaagtcaagctaaaaccTTCAACGGTAAAATTAGCACCTTAGCTAACGTTAATTCCGaaccagctcaaaaaataacaccatcatatttccttttctttcacctcatttacagacaTGTAACTTATAAGGTTGCAATATGCCAGTtatataaaacaccagagttaGTAACGTAAAGGTAACgttattttaccaggctaaccagcacaaacgagctcatgctataatgctaacttatagcatgatgctataagttacgttaactccatctaaaatgtacatttccagactaggctttggcttcaaacagttttctaagaagtgtttttttacctgtcttgaagagctgaagcagtgtgagcccacagcacggagacagagctgcacttggacttggagagaaaaagctgGTTGGAAGCGAAGCCACGCTTGATAAACTGCATATTAATGTTAgctaggatgtgaaaaaaacaaaagtacatgctctctttctgccttaaaaatatgttaaccagtaaaggagtaaaaatacagaaacagggaaccacgatgaagcagctatgatgaccgttggaaatcaaatataattatttctgtatattataagtacagtaccactactgtaatgtgtaaacagtaaattactgcaaattcaaaacatacagtaagttactgtaatactatgtactttacccataatgcaatgcaaattacagtaactacttgtaaagatgtcttatggtagttttactgggcattttgtggtatttaactgtaaaaaatacagcaaaggctaaCAGTGTACATACCCCtggaacttttcacattttgtctctttaaaaacaaaaaaaccatcatggaccttttttttccccccaaagtgctgtatgtacatttttacagttctgttttatgtttatcaCTTAGCCGACATCAGAAAACAACAGCTGTCAGAGAAATCATGTGACTTTTGTTGTTACGTTATGGAAAAACCATTCACAGTGTCTTTACAGTACAATCAAATACAatttaagcaacattttcagtaactgttttgagaaaataacatactgtacatctgcTAAATTTTCCTCAATATGAAAACATATCTGAAGATGataattgtttttactttaaatttagaGAAATAACTGAGACAAAAATCCAATTATTTGAGGAGctctttcaaaaatatattacCCAACTTCAGCAACAACttcattttgaacaaaatgtttctccatATATTCTCcgtatttattttaacttactGCATAGTTACAAGAAAACTGGAGGAATAAAGGCAGGGATATTTCCCAAATAATATGTCAAGGGTGAACCATTAAACATGAAAAGGCCAAGGGGACTCAGAATTAGCTCCTCTTTTTGTCATCTGGCCTTAAAGGGGTTAGATCACAAGGCCTTTCTGTGTATAGATGGGGAAGTGAGGAGTGTGTTCACCACAACCTCCTGACCCACGGAGTCATTCAAAAAATGAACATTGCAGGTGCGAGGTTGTCTGTTTGGGCTTTCCTCCCATGTGAGGTGGAAAGTCGGTACAGGTCGTATCAATGTGACTGCCTAATTAGGAATTTTTCATCATCTagatctgattttatttcagaacgacaaacacacattttggtGTAATGTCCTTCTGTGTTCATCCATAACAAAAAGTCCCCTTGTACTGAGGAAGGAGgcttaaaaatcacaaattagcTCCACTTCTCCAAACTTATGACATCTGTAAAATGAAAGATtcaaattaaagcaattttctgttttgtaagaGAAAATGAGTTATCATACTGATTTTTAGAACGAAGGTTTAAACTACATAATATCAATGTGTATATATGTAGTTGGGAAGCTAGAAATGTGGAAAGGAAACTATATTGCTGCAACTTTTTGAAGACTGTCGTgaataaatgtagattttttctTATGTTTGAAGAACTGAAACGTTAATAATGCGTGGGAAACTCAGAAcaagaacaatatttgttttaaataaaattttaaaaaaccctcTGATCTGTCAGTTAAAGTGTGTGGGGATGCTCTATTTGGACGACATATCCAGGATTACAGCAAGCAGTGAACATTCTTTAAATCTTCCACTCTGCCTGTATCCCACTAACAATAAAATCTCAACTCCAGCTTAAAGACCAGTGAAGTCTCAGACATCATCCAGCAGTTCGAGCTTCCTTCTCTGTTACTCCTGCTCTGAGCCTTCAGCATCTCCTTGTCAGCTGTTTACTTTAAGCATCATTTCAGGCCTACAAAGACCAACCCAGGTCAAAAACTTCTGCGTAttctattgggattttatgtgacagactgacaccaagataaactcagaaaattgAGGCACTTTTATGCATCTCTCTTGGGTCAGTACTTTGTAGCGCTACTTTTCACTGCAGCTGAAAGCCTACTCAGAGACGTCAGTCCGCAACGTGACCGTCACGGTTTAGAGCCTTTGCCGCAAGTCTTTCCATTCTTATaggaacaaaaactaaatgccATGAGAACCGAAAAGCATCTTTAAAAAGACATGGTCTTTACCAGTGAGCACATCTACAGTCTGAAATGTTGGTTCttcttgacaaaaataattcaagcttAAATTAGATGGATTATGTCTCTGCACTGCAACTTCAAGTCCTCCCACAAATGCTCtcttggatttaggtctggactttttctgggccattttaacacaaaaatattctttttgttagtctatatctttttctttttcctccgtgcatttagctccatctatATGTGAACAACACCATCAGGCAAggcgggtgaagtgtcttgccagGGACACAAACGACGAGGGCAGGTGGACCGGGAATCGATACCACCATTGCCCCGTATATATAATGCTATGTACACTCatactgaataaacagaaaataatttaaatatgcaCAGAGACTTCTAGATGTATTGTggtattttagagaaaaaaagaaacctgacATCTGCTATGTATCTTGACAAACTCACAAGTCACTCATGATTGACATCTGCACTGTTCATGGCAAAGAGTCTGTCATGAGGTACGGTGTGAGGCAGACGcttgtagacccaggtaagatgagcGATGAAGgtttaatgttaaataatcCAGAAAACATAGTCCAAACACCTGGCAGCACAGCTGAGCAGAGCGGAAGCCAAGGTTCAACCCTGGTAGCAACAGGTGAACCCAGTGGACATAGCAACAGAATAACgctgacaaggacccgacaaagacacagacacacaggtgacactaaatacacaggagggtaatcagggaacgagacacacctgggaactaatcaaggggaagacaggacaacatggaaactcaaaataaatacatagaaaaacacagatcctgacagagTCGTCATAACTAGGCTGTCTTGGTCACAGCTCACACACTTAGTTAACACTGCAGTGATTCAATGAACTCTGGCCTAAGCAGTCATGTTACTGGTGACCTCTGATTTGATGAAACATCAAAAACGAATCAAAGGTTTGAGGTCGCACAAAGAGTGTTACTGAAAATATTGTCGGCAGTGATAGACGCTGAAACATTTGAGCCATGAGtgctttcatttctttaaaGGGTAAAGTGCTGCAGTTAGATCATCAAAGCTACTATTGCGTTGTAGTATGAGAGCTTCCTCTCACGGGATATTTGAGGAACCATGTCTGAGCTCAGTTTTCATATTACGTTACTATTGATAGAGGGAGTGTGATGTCTGCTCTATTATGTCACTGCCCTATTTGCCTGTTTCCCTCAAAGCTCTTTTTATGACAGAACTGGCAGAACAAACGGCATTTCTCATAAACGTGATTTGGTGCCGTGTATAGAAAGTGTTATATGAAGCTGGAAATGTCTGATGATGGTAAATGTTCAACAAATACAGTTCAAAGTGCACTGTCATAAAAAAGGGAGTGgagtttcaataaaaaaacaaaacaaatagtcTGGCTGTGACTTATTTGGTTTGGGAAAAGGTGTAAAACCCAAAGCAGCAGACGTCATGGGCACcaattgtccaaaaaaaaaaaaatgtctagcTGTCTCTAAAATACAAGaattgtgcaaataaaaaaaataaattaaattcagttaaataaaatagttaGTCCTGGAAGCTCGATTATAGCAACTGCAACATTGAAAGAAATGCAACACATCAAAAACGGTGAAGAAAATCAAGCAACTTTGCGAccttgttttattaaattatatattaataACTTATAGCTTACAAACGATGCACTATTTAATAAGTTAAAAGTGGGACAAACAGTATAGGATGTCCACTAGGATCCTCTTTCCTCAAGTTGTATCATTCATTGCTGCTGTTCCCTCTTTCTGTTTCCCCTCATCCCTTTTCAATCTGTAACAGAAAGACAATAAATTACTCACTCAACGTCAACACACCAAAGTTTCTGCAGAAACTAAAAACAGTGTGAAAACCACACAGGGACACATGTTGGCAGGTACCCAGGTACAAAAAGCAGAAGTAAGCCAGTTTTGAATTACAGCTAATATGAAGATGTGTGCAGTTTTACTGGGAGGAAGAGAAAAGTGTGACATGCAGAGAAACGGTGATGTCAGAATGTCTCAGTTTCACAGAGGggatggaggtggaggaggggggGTCACCACTGAGAGGCACTAACCTGACGTGGGTCCATTCGCTCCACTCTGAGTCACAGAGCGCATCCTTCGCTCGGACACACACAACCTTAATCTTTTGCTTCACTTTAAGCTGGCAGACGTCAGAGGAAGACAATGTCGAGGTCTagaaaatacacataaaataataaaggcTATGTATTGTTTCTCTAATCATTTGATccattataaattttttttttttttttacactgcttTAACTCATCCACTGTAGGAATCATTTTTACCTTTGAGTGCTTCAGCTCTGTGCATGGGTTTTCACACTTTCTGCATTGACGGCTGAACTGTGAGACCTGGAACGTCAGAGGGAAGTAGGAGTACGGCGTGTTCCAGGAGCTCGGGTAACTCCACTCTACCAAGGTTTTGTTCACCTTGCTAATCCTCACCTTGTCTGGTTTCACTGACCAGGGGTGGACgcgcaaacaaaaacaatacaaattcaGAGCATCCAAACACATAGAGATTAGAAATCACATTCATAAAGCAAGGCAAAGCGACAAGCGTCTCACCTATTTCCGACAAGTAAAACCGCTTAGAGTAGCTCTCCAGCAGAAACTGATCGGTCCTAACAAAGACAGTGACCTGGACCTGCCGTCTCTCCTCGGCGTATGGGCAGTGCTGCCAGTCCAGGCAGGAAATACCAGACCCGCTGTCGTCCACAGAGCAGCTGAAGTTGCTCTGAGCTGACGAGCACATCCACTGGTGGCGACTGGGCTCCACAGAGCAGTGGCTGTTCTGGCCCTCAGACATGCTGAAATGGTCAAGTGAGTTTGTTCAGACCATGCAGAGAACGTCAAGAACAGGTATTAATAGAAGGTCTCACTGTCTACGGTAAGCAAAGTGTCAAATCTGAGAGCCAAAGACGGGCCACACCTGCAAGTAATGAGAACTTACCGTTGAGCTTTGATAAGTGCAGCTTTGCCAACACGATTGCTGTGCCATGTCCAAGAACAGCGAAACTCCCCGTTGTAGTTCTGAGTGGAACACTTCAAATAATCctctgatgaaacaaaaaaagatgacagGAGATGTTTAGGGCAGTGGTCTCAAACCTCTGTCCTCAAGGGTCAATGTCTTACAGCTTTTAGATGCCTCTCTACTTCAATATTTGCTTGTTAGAGCTCTAAGGGGCTCTAACAAGTAGTTTATAAGAAACTACCCCACTGCATGCTAGCGGGGTAGTTTAGCCATTTAGTTGAAGCGTGTAGGACAAGGGAcacatgtaaaagttgcaggacaccatcCCTTGAGGAATGTCATTTGAGACCACTGGTTTGGGATAGGACTGAGCAAGATAGTACCTTGCTGATTTTTGACAAGAATCCTCCTTCTCTTGGTTTCGTTATGCTGGATCAGGACCTCGGTGTAATTTAGGAGAGCTCCATCCGGGCTGTGGCACGTGTAGTTGCCCCCTCCCAAGCTTTCCACTAACCGCACCAGGTACCAGTTTCCTCTCTGCGCCTCCTCTGCTCCATTCTTCTTCCAAATGACGTCCTGGTTGTCGCTCGTCACAACATTCTCTGGCATCTCCAGGCAACTGATCGGCTGTTGTCCCGGATTGCCATCAACTTCCAGCACCAGAACTATGAGGAGGCAATCCCACACATATTCCGAAAAAGAAAAACGTGAGAGATACactcaaaaagacaaaatcataCTTGAAAGGAATTGAAGGGGTTTGAGCTTGATCACCCCAAACTATCAACCGGGTtgtaagaaactaaaaaaaaaacaaaaaaaaacaaatctgatctCATACACAAGTGCTACCATACTCAAGGTTAGCTATTTTTGAGGAACATGTTAATGtaagaaatggaagaaaataaaaattttctgCATGTTGTGAATTAGCTGTAGTTCAGGGTAAGAGAGATTAAGACTAAAAGCACACTAAAGGACAAATGGAGTACGGTTAATGTGTTCTTTTTAATCCTTTTGAGCTTTGCACCCACTGGCAATGTAACACACTGAAAATTATGACATCCTTTTTGTCGTCTGTATAAATAATCATCTAAATGatagattttaaagagacaagagaGTCAGTCGTCAAAATTGTTATTGTTATGTCATGTAATTGCGTTTCTAGAAAATTGTGCTTACAATAAAGAATTcgtatatttttctaaatatgaacTATACCGTTTGGCTGGAGAGTCCAGTGACTTGTTGGA contains:
- the LOC102220488 gene encoding interleukin-12 subunit beta-like; this encodes MKLFVVSILCAFFLVGSQNPTSHWTLQPNVLVLEVDGNPGQQPISCLEMPENVVTSDNQDVIWKKNGAEEAQRGNWYLVRLVESLGGGNYTCHSPDGALLNYTEVLIQHNETKRRRILVKNQQEDYLKCSTQNYNGEFRCSWTWHSNRVGKAALIKAQRMSEGQNSHCSVEPSRHQWMCSSAQSNFSCSVDDSGSGISCLDWQHCPYAEERRQVQVTVFVRTDQFLLESYSKRFYLSEIVKPDKVRISKVNKTLVEWSYPSSWNTPYSYFPLTFQVSQFSRQCRKCENPCTELKHSKTSTLSSSDVCQLKVKQKIKVVCVRAKDALCDSEWSEWTHVRLKRDEGKQKEGTAAMNDTT